The DNA segment CGTTCCAGGAGACCGGCCTGCCCGGCCACGTACGCGGCGTCGGCCAGCAGCCGGGCCCGGTCCCGCGGGCGCGGGCTCAGTTCGGCGGCCCGGGTCAGCCACTGCACCGCGGTGGTGGCGCCGCCCCGGCGGACGGCGTTGCCCGCCGCCTCCTCCAGGGCCGCGGCGACGTCCGGGTCCGGGTCGACGGTGGCGGCGGCCAGGTGGACGGCCCGCCGCTCGACGTCCGCCTCGTGCAGCCGGGCGAGGGCCGTGTGCGCCGCTCGCAGCTCGTTCGGCGAGGCCAGCTGGACGACGGCGGAGGCGACGAGCGGGTGCCGGAACGCGAACCGTCCGGTCTCGGTCTCGATCAGACCCGTCCGCCGGGCGGTCACGATGTCACGGGGGACGTACTGGGTGCCGTACGACCGCTGCCGGCCGGCGCCGTCGAGGGCGAGCCGCAGCAGTTCGGCGCGCTCGGTCTCGGGCAGGGCGCGGATCCGGCCGGCGAAGAGCCGTTCGAGGCGGCGGGGGAGCGGCAGGTGGCCGTCGCCGGTCAGATCCCGGCCGTCCAGGCCGGGCGGCAGCTCGACCAGGACGAGCGGGTTGCCGTCGGCCTGCCGCAGCGTGAAGTCCCGGACCGCCGGGCTCAGCGCCGGGAAACGGCGGTCGAGCAGCGTGGCCGCGTCCTGTGGTGTCAGCGGCGGCACGGCGAGCTCGTCGAGGCCGGCATCGTCGAATCCGGACGGTTCCGGGTCGCGGACCGCCGCCACGAACCGGACGGGCAGGTCACCGATCCGCCGGGCCGCGAACGCGCACACCTGTGCGCTCGGGACGTCGAACCACTGGCCGTCGTCGACGATGAGCAGCACCGGGCGCCCGGCGGCAGCCAGTGCCAGCAGGTCCAGCACCGCGACACCGAGCGCCATGACCGACGGCGCCCGCTCCGGCACCCCGCCGAGCACGGCGTCGAGGGCGGCCCGATGGCCGGAGTCCATGCCGCCGGTGAGGGACAGCAGGGGATGCAGCAGCTGGTGCAGGCCGGAGTGGGCGAGCGCCCGCTCGGCCTCCACCCCCGTCGCGCGGAGCACCCGGAACCCGGTGTCCGCGGCCTGCGCGGCGAACTCCTCGAGCAGCGCGGTCTTGCCGCCGCCGGCCGCGCCGCGCAGCAGCAGCGGCCGTGCCGGTTCGGCGGTCAGCGAAGCGATGAGTTCGGCCAGCTCCCGAGAGCGCCCGACCAGACCGTCCGTCATCCCCACCCCCGTCGACGCACGGAGATCGTATCGGGGCGAACCGTGGTGGTGGCCGCCCCGCCACGCCACGCCACGCCATGCGGAGAACAGTCGTGGCCCACCGCTGTCACGACAGCGGTGGGCCACGGACATGCCGGGCGTCCGTACGAAGAGGGATCAGGCGACCGAGTCCAGCTCGCGCCGCAGCTTGGCGAGCGCGCGGGTGAGCAGACGCGAGACGTGCATCTGGGAGATGCCGACCTGCTCGGCGATCTGGGTCTGGGTCAGGTTGCCGTAGAAGCGCAGGCTCACGATCTTCTGCTCGCGCTCATCGAGGCGGGCGAGGGCCGGGCCGAGGGCGACGCGCAGTTCGGCGACCTCGAATTCGGCGTCGAGGCCACCGAGGGTGTCGCCGAGTTCGGTGCCGCTGTCCGCGACCGGGGTGGAGAGGCTGGTGGAGGTGTAGGCGCGGGCGCCTTCGAGGCCTTCGAGGACCTCGTCCTCGGTGATGTTCAGGTGCGCGGCGATGTCGGCGACGGTCGGGGACCGGCCGAGGGTGTGGCTGAGCGCGTTGTTCGCCGACGTGATGGCGAGGCGCAGTTCCTGGAGGCGGCGGGGCACGCGGACCGACCAGGTGCGGTCGCGGAAGTGGCGCTTCAGCTCGCCGACGATGGTGGGGATCGCGAAGCCGGCGAAGTCGACGCCACGGTCGGCCTCGAAACGGTCGGCCGCCTTGATCAGCCCGACGACGGCGACCTGGTAGAGGTCGTCGCGCGGTTCGCCGCGGTTCGCGTACCGGTTGGCGAGGTGCCGGGCGAGCGGCAGCCAGGCCTCGATCGCCCGGTCGCGCAGTTCCGCGCGGGACGGGTGGCCGGCGGGCAGGGCCGCCATCGCGGTGATCAGTTCACTGGCCGTGTCGGTGCTGGCCAGCGAGTCCTGCGATTCGACGGGCGTGGCGTTGTCGACGACGACGGTCATGGGTGTTCTCCTCCGGGTCCGGCCAACCGTGGCTCCCTCTTGCCCACCGTTCCGGCACGTTCAAACCACCCATTTGTCTCCGTACGGGGGAAAACACGTGCCATTACCCGTGACCTCGATCACCGGCCCTCCCGATCGGCCGGTGGAGGGCGTCTCAGGGTGCCGGGGCCAGCACCCAGATGACCTGGCACGGCTCGTCGCCGGCGCCGGCGTTGGCCCAGGTGTGCGGCTCGCGGCCGGGGAAGGTGAACGCGTCGCCGGCGTCGAGCAGGACCGAGGAGTCGGAGAGGGTGATGCGGAGGCGGCCACGGGTGACGTAGACGAACTCGACCTCGCAGTCCAGCGTGTAGAGCTCGTCGCCGCCGGTGCCGCCCGGTTCCACGGTGGAGTGGATGACCTGCAGGTTCGACTGGGTGCCGGGGGTGAGCAGCAGTTCGTTCACCTTGCTGCCGCCGAAGTTGATCGGGCGGCCCTCACCGGCCCGGACCAGGGAGGTGGCCGGCGGTTCGAAGAGTTCGCCGACGCGGATGCCGAGGACCTCGCAGATCGCGACCAGTGAGGCGACCGAGGGGGAGACCTCGTCGCGTTCGAGGCGGCTGATGAAACCCTTGTTCAGGCTGGTCGCGTCGGCGACCTGCTGCAGGGTGAGCCCGCGGGCCTGACGGGCGGCGCGGAGCCGTCCGCCGATCGCCGCGCTGGAGGCCGGTGGCTGTGCCACGCGTCGGACCTGGCCCGCCATCAATCCTCCAGCTGCATCGCGACCGCGCGTACCGGCGCCCCGTCCGCATTCTCCAAGGCGATCGGCAGGCAGGACACCAGGGGGTCCGGGAAGTCGATCTCTTCGAGGTTGCGGAAGTTCTCGCCGATCACGCCACCGGCCCCGGCGATGAGGTGGTGCACCGGATAGCCGATCCCGGACGGCGTCTCGTCGATGTTGATGGCGTCGATGCCGAACGTGCGCACGCCGAGGTCGAGCATCCGGCGGCAGGCGTCGGCGTCGAGATACGGGTGGTCGAAGTACCGGGGCGTCCCGTAGAAGGCGGACCATCCCGTGCAGATCAAGGCGATCGGCCGTGGATCCTCCAGGAACGGCGCCACCAGATCCCACGTGATCGGCGTCCGCGGTGCGAGCCCGCGAACATCGATCACCACGCCGGGCCCGGTGAAGAGTCCGAGATCCAGCTCATGGAGCCGCAGGCCCGAGGGCGAGAAGTGATAGGGCGCGTCCACGTGCGTCCCGCTCTGTGAGCCCATCTCGACGTGCAGCAGGTTGAACCCGTCCGACTCGACGGTGGCGTGCACGGACAGTCGCGGCACCGGATCACCCGGGTAGACCTGCGTGTCCGGGCCGACCGGCACGGACAGATCGACGATCCGGCGTACACGCATGGATTTTCCCTCTCAGACAACAACCGTTGCGTCCTATGAAACTTGGCTCTACGCTCCCGGGTCAACACCTCTGGGCGAAGGACGATTCGCATGACAGACATACAGAGACCCAGGATCACCGAGGTCGAGCAGCACGGCATCGACACCATCCCCGCGGCCCATCGTCATTCCCGTCCCCTCGATCTGTTCCGCATCCAGTTCGGCGGTGCGAACACCTTCGCCACCGTCATCCTCGGCACGTTCCCCATCCTGCTCGGCCTCTCGCTGTGGCAGGCCGTCGCCGCGACCGTCGCCGGTGTCGTGGTCGGCGCGCTCATCCTCGCGCCGATGGGCCTGTTCGGCCCGCTGACCGGCACGAACAACGCGGTCGCCTCGGGCGCGCACTTCGGCGTACGAGGCCGGGTCGTCGGCTCGTTCCTGTCCCTGCTCACCGCCATCGCGTTCTACTCGATCTCGGTCTGGGTCAGCGGCGACGCCGTGGTCGGCGCCCTGGTCCGGCTGGCCGGCGTGCAGGACTCGGACCTGCTGCGCGGCGTCGTCTACGCGATCCTCGGCGCCATCGTGATCGTCATCGTGATCTACGGCTACGCGTTCATGCTGCTGGCGAACAAGATCGTCGTCTTCGGCAACACGGCGCTCTTCCTGCTCGGCGTCCTGGCCTACAGCGGCACGCTGGACTTCGGCTACGACCCGGGACCGCAGGCGTACGCCCTCGGCTCGTTCTGGCCCACGTTCGTGCTCTCCGCCCTGATCGTGATGGGCAACCCGATCTCGTTCGGCGCGTTCCTCGGCGACTGGTCGCGGTACATCCCGGCGGAGACCGCGCCTCTCAAGATCTTGGTGGCCACCTACACCGCCCAGCTCGCCACGCTCGTGCCGTTCCTGTTCGGCGTCTTCACCGCGACCCTGGTGGCCGGCGAGGCGGACTACATCGTCGCGCTGATCAACATCTCGCCGGCCTGGTACGCGCTGCTGCTGATCGTGGTGGCCTTCCTCGGCGGCCTCTCCACCGGCATCACCTCGCTCTACGGCACCGGACTGGACTTCTCCAGCGTCTTCCCGCGACTCAACCGGGTGCAGGCGTCCCTGTTCATCGGCTCGATCGCGTTCGTCTTCATCCTGGTCGGCCGGCTCGCGTTCGACCTGCTGGCCAGCGTGAACGCGTTCGTCGGGGCGATCGTCATCTGCACCACTCCATGGATGGTCATCATGACGATCGGCTACTTCGTACGCCGGGCCTACTACCGCGAGGCCGACCTCCAGGTGTTCAATCAGGGGCGCGAGGGCGGGGCATACTGGTTCGCGAAGGGCGTGAACTGGCGGGGCATGGCAGCCTGGGTGCCGGCCGCGATCGTCGGCCTGCTCTTCGCGAACTATCCACCGCTGATCGAGGGCCCGTTCCGCAACGCCGCAGGTGGAGTCGACATCAGCCTCCTGGTGTCGATCGGCACGGCCGCCGTGGCGTACGTGGCCCTGATCGTGCTCTTCCCGGAGCCGCGGTACGTCTTCGGGCCGGACGGGCCACGCGGCGTTCCCAGCAGTGACTCCCCGATGCCGGAGGTCGTCGACGACCACAGCGCGTCGGTCCACCGGGCCAAGGCACGTACCGCGCCAGAGAAGTAAGGAAACAAGTGTCTCTTCCTCGCATCATCCAGGACGGTCGCGTCGGTCAGGTCGACGCGACCGTCGTGCCCCGCTTCGCCGGTCCCGCCACGTTCGCCCGGCTGCCCCGCATCGACGAGGTCTCCGACGTCGACGTCGCGGTGCTGGGCATCCCGTTCGACGCCGGCGTCTCGTACCGCCCGGGCGCCCGCTTCGGCCCGGCGCACGTGCGGGAGTCGTCGCGGCTGCTGCGTCCCTACAATCCGGCCGCCGGCGTCCAGCCGTTCGCCGCGCAGCAGGTCGTCGACGCGGGTGACCTCGGCGTCAACCCGTTCGACATCGAAGGGGCGCTCGGGCAGATCGAGGTGGGGGCCCGCTCGCTGCTGGAACGCGCCGACCGGCTGGTCACGATCGGCGGCGACCACACGATCGCGCTGCCGCTGCTGCGGGCCATGGCCGCGAAGCACGGGCCGGTCGCGGTCGTGCACTTCGACGCGCACCTGGACACCTGGGACACCTACTTCGGGGTGGCGACCACGCACGGCACCCCGTTCCGCCGCGCCTCCGAGGAGGGGCTGATCGACACCTCGGGCTGCCTGCACGTGGGCACCCGGGGTCCCCTCTACTCCACCCAGGACCTGGTCGACGACGTCGAACTGGGCTTCCACGTGGTGCCGAGCGTCGAGATCGACGACCTGGGTGCGCGCGGCATCGTCGAGCGCATCCGGGAACGCGTCGAGGACCGCCCGGTCTACCTCTCGATCGACATCGACGTGCTCGACCCGGCGTTCGCGCCCGGCACCGGCACCCCCGAGGCGGGCGGCATGACCAGCCGTGAGCTGCTGGCGGTCCTGCGCGGTTTCGCCGACCTGAACCTGGTCGGCGCCGACGTCGTCGAGGTCGCCCCGGCCTACGACCACGCGGAGATCACCGGCATCGCGGCGGCCCACACGGTCTACGAGATCCTCTCGGCGCTCGCTCCCCGGAAGGACCGATGACGGCTCCCGGTCGTGGAGAGCGCCCGGTTCGTCGTGCGGTGGGCCACGCTCGGCGCCGACGGCCGGACCGGAACCCTCCAGGACGAGAACGGGGTGCCGCCGTCCTGAGAATCGGCCCGGGCCGGCGGTAATCTCGGCGTGTGTTCTCGCCCGCCGGCCCCTCCCTGCGCGAACTCTGCGTCCAAGCCCTGACCTCGGTCGAGCGTGGCTACGACCTGCTGGCCCCGAAGTTCGACCACACCCCCTTCCGCACATCGCCGGCCATCCTGGACGCGACCGTGGCGGAGCTGTCGTCGCGGGGCCCGTTCGGCAGGGGAGTGGACGTCTGCTGCGGCACCGGTGCCGGCCTGGCAGTCGTGGACCGGCTGTGCCCCGGCGGCGTGACCGGCGTCGACTTCAGCGCCGGCATGCTCGCCCAGGCCCGGTCGGCGTACCCGTCGGCCTCCCTCGTCCGCGCCGACGCCCGAGCACTGCCGTTCGCCGGGGAGTTCGACCTGGCCGTCACGTTCGGCGCGATGGGCCACTTCCTGCCGGCCGAGCGGCCGGCCCTCTTCGCGGGTGTCCACCGCGCTCTGCGCCCCGGAGGCCTCTTCGCCATCCCGATCGGCACGCCACCCCCGATCACCTCGGTAGCTCACTGGGCACTACTGGGCTTCGACACGACGATGCGCATCCGCAACGCGGTGATCCGCCCACCGTTCGTCATGTACTACCGCACCACCCCACTACCCGCCGTCAAGAAAGACCTGGCAGCAGCGGGCTTCACGGTGGAGAGCACACCGCTGGCAGCACTCGGCCAGCACAGAGACGGGACTCCTGTGTGCGAGTTGCTCCTGGCCCGCAAACCGTCCCCGCCTCGGTGAACACCCGTCCCGGGGCTCGGCTCAGCGGCTGATCAACCCGTCCCGTGGTGAGCCCGCGCTCATGCACGCCGAGAACGAGTCGGCGCCGCAGCGTTTCCTCGCTCGGCGGCGCGGCACTTCCCCGCTCGGCGCCGCAGCGTTTCCTCGCTCGGCGGCGCGGCACTTCCCCGCTCGGCGCCGCAGCGTTTCCTCGCTCAGTGCCGCCGCACTTCCTCGCTCAACGCCGGAAGGGGAACAGCGGCAACTGTTCGCTCATCGGCAGTGCGTTCAGCTCGTCGGCGCCCTGTTTTCGCAGGCAGCGACGGCAGGTCACGGCCGCCGTGGTCGGGCGTAGTGCCGCCAGCTCGCCACCGCTGACGCCGACGTGACACAGGGGTGCCGGCACCTCCAGATCGCCGAGCCACCGCACTGTCGCGACCGCATGGACAGCGCTGCCGCCGCGCACGTAGGCGTTGCGGTCCACGAAGTCGACCGCGGCCCGCGCGACGACGGCGGCGAGCATTTCGCCTATCGAGGACGTCACGCCGCCCATCATGCCTGCGGGGTGTGACAGTTCCCTTCGGCGAGCGCCTTGAAGTTCAGCAGCTGCCTGCGGGCCATGACCAGGTCACCGACCGAGATCGCGAGGGCGAGCGCCGGATTCGTCCGCCCCACGACTTTGAGCAGGAGCCGGGTTCGCGCAGGTGAGGCCGGAACCAGCAGGTACGACATGAACCCGCCCATGATCGCTCCGGTCAGCTCGCGGCCGGGCTCGACCGAGACGACCCGGCCCAGCGGGCGTCCACCGGACGACGTGAACGGATCGCCCACCTGAGGCTCGGAGAGTCCGAGAAGATGCCGGGGTGAGCGGCGCCCCCAGTTGTCGATCAGATCGTACGAATAAGGCGCGATCCTCACCTGAATGATCCACGGCCAGATCTCGGAGGTGGGCGCCGCGACATCGACGCCGCGCCACGCGCGCAGGGTGGGCGCCGGGACGAATCCGTCGCACGGAAAATCGAGCGCGATCTCGCTGTCGCTGACGCCCCACCGGTCGCCGATCATCCGTCCACTGTAGGGCGCTCTGATCGTGCAAACGGACACCCTTTTCCGGAGATCTTGGAGGGTTTCGGATGGCAGGCGGCCGTTGCGCGCGGCAGGATCGACGCATGACATCCGAACCGATCGGCTCGCTGCGGGCAATCGCGCTGGACGCGCCGGACATCACCGGGCTGGCGACGTTCTACGAGCAGTTCGCCGGTTGGCGCCGCAGACCGCAGCAGGATGCCGACTGGATCACCGTCGACACCGAGGACGGCTGGCGGATCGGCCTGCAGGAAGCCTCCGATCATGTGCCGCCGAGCTGGCCCGGCCAGGCCCGGCCGCAGCAGGCCCACCTCGACTTCCGCGTGCCCGACATCGACGCCGCAGCCGACCGTGCTCAGCAGCTCGGCGCCACTCTGCTGCGCCGCAACGAGCGCTGGCACACTCTCGCCGACCCGGCCGGCCACCCGTTCGACGTCTGCCTCAACGACGGCGAACCCCGCACCACACTGATGGGCCTCATGATCGACTGCCCGGACGCGAAGGCGCTGAGTCATTTCTACGCCCACCTTCTCGGCAAACAGGTCACCTACGAGGCCGACGGCATGGCGATGATCGGCGACGACGGCGCACAGCCCCTGCTGTTCCAGCAGGTGGAGGACTACAACGCGCCGCGCTGGCCAGACCCGGCCCACCCACAGCAGATCCACCTCGACGTGGAGGTCACCGACGCGGACGCCGCCGAACGCGCAGCACTGGCCCTCGGCGCGACCCGCCTTCCCGGCGAAGGCGACAATTGGCGCGTGCTAGCCGACCCGGCAGGCAAACCTTTCTGCTTCGTCTGGTCGAGCTAGTCCAAGGCCGTCGCCTGCCCGGGCCGTCGCGTCCGGCCGGGGCTGCGCCTGGCGGGGCTGTCGGCTGGTCGGGCTGTCGCCTGGTCGGGGGCTGTCGCGTCCGGCCGCGGCTGCGCCTGGTCGCGACTGCACTTGGCCGGGCTCTCGCGTAGCCGAGTTTTCGTCTGGCCGGGCCTGCGCTGGTGGGGCTTTCATTGGGTCGGTCTTTCGTCGAGTCGGACCTCGCCTGGGTCCTGTCTCTCAGATCAAGGGCGATCGAGTGCGGCGCGAACCCAGTCGAGCATTTCGACGAGGTCGAGGGTCGCTGGGAAGTGGGAGCCGAGCATCTCGTTTCGAGTGGCGTGTCCGCGCCGGCGCTGGCGCTGGCGCTGGCGCTGGTCGGAGCCTCGTTCGACCTGGTCATTCCGCTGGCAGGCATCTTCCGCGGAACTACCCCACGGTCAGGCCTTGCCACGGCGAAATGGTCCGCCTGACCCGGCGAATCGCGGTGATCACCTCTTGGTGATCACCGTCCTGCCGGCCCTCAACTGGCTGGGCCGTCGGGAACGGCAGCGCGGCCCATTCCCGGTTCGCCAGATCACCGCGCGCCACGCCAGCCCAATGATCGGCATTCATGACTGAATCTTTTCAACGTGTCGAGGGCCTCGCTCGCCCGTGCCGGACGACGGCCCGG comes from the Actinoplanes sp. OR16 genome and includes:
- a CDS encoding RNA polymerase sigma factor SigF; amino-acid sequence: MTVVVDNATPVESQDSLASTDTASELITAMAALPAGHPSRAELRDRAIEAWLPLARHLANRYANRGEPRDDLYQVAVVGLIKAADRFEADRGVDFAGFAIPTIVGELKRHFRDRTWSVRVPRRLQELRLAITSANNALSHTLGRSPTVADIAAHLNITEDEVLEGLEGARAYTSTSLSTPVADSGTELGDTLGGLDAEFEVAELRVALGPALARLDEREQKIVSLRFYGNLTQTQIAEQVGISQMHVSRLLTRALAKLRRELDSVA
- a CDS encoding helix-turn-helix domain-containing protein; translation: MAQPPASSAAIGGRLRAARQARGLTLQQVADATSLNKGFISRLERDEVSPSVASLVAICEVLGIRVGELFEPPATSLVRAGEGRPINFGGSKVNELLLTPGTQSNLQVIHSTVEPGGTGGDELYTLDCEVEFVYVTRGRLRITLSDSSVLLDAGDAFTFPGREPHTWANAGAGDEPCQVIWVLAPAP
- a CDS encoding polyketide cyclase; the encoded protein is MIGDRWGVSDSEIALDFPCDGFVPAPTLRAWRGVDVAAPTSEIWPWIIQVRIAPYSYDLIDNWGRRSPRHLLGLSEPQVGDPFTSSGGRPLGRVVSVEPGRELTGAIMGGFMSYLLVPASPARTRLLLKVVGRTNPALALAISVGDLVMARRQLLNFKALAEGNCHTPQA
- a CDS encoding cyclase family protein, translating into MRVRRIVDLSVPVGPDTQVYPGDPVPRLSVHATVESDGFNLLHVEMGSQSGTHVDAPYHFSPSGLRLHELDLGLFTGPGVVIDVRGLAPRTPITWDLVAPFLEDPRPIALICTGWSAFYGTPRYFDHPYLDADACRRMLDLGVRTFGIDAINIDETPSGIGYPVHHLIAGAGGVIGENFRNLEEIDFPDPLVSCLPIALENADGAPVRAVAMQLED
- a CDS encoding cytosine permease, encoding MTDIQRPRITEVEQHGIDTIPAAHRHSRPLDLFRIQFGGANTFATVILGTFPILLGLSLWQAVAATVAGVVVGALILAPMGLFGPLTGTNNAVASGAHFGVRGRVVGSFLSLLTAIAFYSISVWVSGDAVVGALVRLAGVQDSDLLRGVVYAILGAIVIVIVIYGYAFMLLANKIVVFGNTALFLLGVLAYSGTLDFGYDPGPQAYALGSFWPTFVLSALIVMGNPISFGAFLGDWSRYIPAETAPLKILVATYTAQLATLVPFLFGVFTATLVAGEADYIVALINISPAWYALLLIVVAFLGGLSTGITSLYGTGLDFSSVFPRLNRVQASLFIGSIAFVFILVGRLAFDLLASVNAFVGAIVICTTPWMVIMTIGYFVRRAYYREADLQVFNQGREGGAYWFAKGVNWRGMAAWVPAAIVGLLFANYPPLIEGPFRNAAGGVDISLLVSIGTAAVAYVALIVLFPEPRYVFGPDGPRGVPSSDSPMPEVVDDHSASVHRAKARTAPEK
- a CDS encoding trans-aconitate 2-methyltransferase — its product is MFSPAGPSLRELCVQALTSVERGYDLLAPKFDHTPFRTSPAILDATVAELSSRGPFGRGVDVCCGTGAGLAVVDRLCPGGVTGVDFSAGMLAQARSAYPSASLVRADARALPFAGEFDLAVTFGAMGHFLPAERPALFAGVHRALRPGGLFAIPIGTPPPITSVAHWALLGFDTTMRIRNAVIRPPFVMYYRTTPLPAVKKDLAAAGFTVESTPLAALGQHRDGTPVCELLLARKPSPPR
- the speB gene encoding agmatinase, with product MSLPRIIQDGRVGQVDATVVPRFAGPATFARLPRIDEVSDVDVAVLGIPFDAGVSYRPGARFGPAHVRESSRLLRPYNPAAGVQPFAAQQVVDAGDLGVNPFDIEGALGQIEVGARSLLERADRLVTIGGDHTIALPLLRAMAAKHGPVAVVHFDAHLDTWDTYFGVATTHGTPFRRASEEGLIDTSGCLHVGTRGPLYSTQDLVDDVELGFHVVPSVEIDDLGARGIVERIRERVEDRPVYLSIDIDVLDPAFAPGTGTPEAGGMTSRELLAVLRGFADLNLVGADVVEVAPAYDHAEITGIAAAHTVYEILSALAPRKDR
- a CDS encoding VOC family protein translates to MTSEPIGSLRAIALDAPDITGLATFYEQFAGWRRRPQQDADWITVDTEDGWRIGLQEASDHVPPSWPGQARPQQAHLDFRVPDIDAAADRAQQLGATLLRRNERWHTLADPAGHPFDVCLNDGEPRTTLMGLMIDCPDAKALSHFYAHLLGKQVTYEADGMAMIGDDGAQPLLFQQVEDYNAPRWPDPAHPQQIHLDVEVTDADAAERAALALGATRLPGEGDNWRVLADPAGKPFCFVWSS